DNA from Triticum aestivum cultivar Chinese Spring chromosome 7D, IWGSC CS RefSeq v2.1, whole genome shotgun sequence:
CAAAGGCAACGTCGGCCGCCGCTTCAGATAAGCAAAATGAGTTGCTCTCATTGTATCTTCCTCTCACACGTGTCAAACATACTTGGGTTGACTACCAACAGGCAACAGTCTATGTGTGAGGCTAGAAATACCAAGCCACTAGCTAGGCTGCCAACGCAACATCTATTTACACATATGTTTACTTAGCTTGGAAGGATAGTACATGCGTGTGCACTCTCATCATTACATGCATGCATATCTTCTAGGACCTGGCAATCGTCTCCTTACTAGCTTGTACTACCAACTAACTAGTAGTAGTATTTCTTTCCATTCTAATACCACATGGATGCATGGATGCTAGTCTCAAACGCATATATACATACTTCTCCTTAGCGTATAACTATTTTTGTCTAATATTTTATTCATGAGGAAAATACATTTCTATTATAATTCTTTGAGACAATGAACTAGCATATCTTATTTACTCAATTATTTATTTACAAAAATAATACAATTTATTTATTCATCCTAGTTTTTAACATAAAATAAAAACCCCAAAAATTCGGGTTATTACAATGTGGCTTCGCGAACTTAATATCAAAATATGTAGTTTTCCTCGAAAGTTTTGCTACCAGAATCCATACAGTTTTCTGAACGAATAAGGTTTCACCATATCCACAAAAAAAAAATTAAGGTTTCACCATGTAGGGTCTGAAATAAGAGCGACGTAGCCTAAACATCCAAGCTGTAGCTTGCTGTATGCAAGGCCTAACAATAACATCCAGCATTTTATTTCTTCGTGCCCCAACCAGTAAACAACCCATGGCAGTTCTAACcctattaaattaattaactaaaggACAAAGTAAAGAAATCATGGTGAATTGATAGTTTCGTCTTATAAAGCTTTCTGTCTAGCTTattcaaaatcatatagtctgtctaacTATATATGAGATCTCTGATTTTCAGAACTGTCATTCTATAACGAAGGCTCACACACATTTTCGGCTTGGTTTGTGCACAGCAAAGGAAAACTTATTAAAAATAAATTTAGCCCAAAAAGATAGCAGCAAACTAATCCAGATATGTATTTATTCAAAAACTTGCTAGTTTCAACTAACTAACTTCCAGAATAATAGAAATGAACAGTGTACTGAACTAAGTTAGCCAAGCAAATAACACAAAAATATATACATATGCATCTGGTTGTGAAGAACCTAAGAAACAGATCAGTAAATCCACTATGAAATTTTATTCAGCAATCCATACCTAGCTACAGACGGAAAGTTGGCGTGTAAAGCATAGTTCTTCATCAGTTAGTAATGCTGTAACTGATAACTCATAGCAAAACTGTAAAACATTGCAGGAATGAACACTGGATATGACAAACCTTAGAACACTTCTTTCTTACTACAACTTTCTACAACAAGTGTCAGCACTTCCTCTTTACCTACGTTGTTCCACAGAACAGCTCTGTTGGCATTTTCAACAACAGCTAGAAGAGTAAGTATCAGCAAGGCCTGGAACACTATCCTCATAAGGATGCACAAAATCGTGTGGAGTATGCCAATCGAAATAATAAGTAATATACAGTACTGTATTAGGGAAGCTGTTGATACACATTACAAGGCATGTTTTTAATGCAGAATTCCACAAGAGTTAACAATAATAAGTTTATTTCCTAAAGGAACAGGACGATTCTAACGTCCCAACTGAGACCTAAAAGACGCTGATAGTTGTCTGATCTTAGTACAAAATGCAGACTGAACAAGccaggttcagaaacttgtgtgTTAGCATGACATATGAAGAACCAATTCATGACTGTGCCATGCTTTCTTCTCTACTGGATGACGACCAAAACATATATTCGAATTCAGAAAATATTAGCAACTACCAAAACTGCAAGTGACATACTATAGTGGACACCAAACATCCAGTTAGAGTGTTAGAAAAACAACACAGAAACAGGACTTGCCAGCTTGCTGTGCAGACTCCAGAGTGAAAACTTCATTGTGCAAAAAAGCAGTTAAATACTATTCAAGCCTTCTTGGTTTTTGCATCTAAATCTAGTGGGGACTTCCCCTTTGAGAGTGGCAGCATAGTCTTCAGCGAGGCGAGGCGCAGCTCCCTTGTGAGGACGTATGAACTTCTCCATGAATACCTTCTCGCTCACCTGGGCTGCGGTGTAGAAGCTTCGGTTAGGCTTTAGCAATCCATTTTCTTTAAGGAACTTCACAACATAGTACCGAGGTTTGAGTCGGGCCTCTAGGCTATAAGTGAGCATTGCCGGCCTGTGAGCAATGTACTCCGGCTCTAACCCAACCTCGGACATCAAGAATTCCGACATGCGCAGCAGCCTCTCCTGGGAGTTCCTCAGCACGACCGGAAGCTTGGCGACAGCAATGGCCACCTCAGCTTCCGACCACCTGAAAGTCTTCTTCAGGAACTCCACCTTAGCAGCAATCTTCTCCTCGCTGAGGAATGCGACAGCCAGCAGCGCGTGCCTGAACATCGCAGAGCCACGGGGCACACCGACATCTTCGGCACGCGCCACCATGGCCTGGATGCGCTCTGGCTTACTGGTGAGCAGCCTCGGCACGGGGATGCATAGCTTGGCAATATCACAGTCACCTAACCCGCACTCCCGGAGGAGCGCGACGTTGGGCTTGACAACGTTCTCCAGGTCGGAGCTGAGGAGGTAGGAGTTGTACTTGAGCGCCTGGAGGAGGTTCTCGAAGGAGCCGAAGAGGGGGACGTAGTACTGCAGCTTGGAGATGATGGTGGGGCGGCGGAAGCGGGCGGGGTCGACCAGGACGAGGCGGGCGATCTGGGACGGGGAGAGCCCGAGGTCCCGGAGCTCGGCGAGGCGCGGGGCCAGGGTCTTGTCGACctcggagcagaggaggagagggtcgtacacgacgacggcggcgacgtcgGCGTCGGAGAGGCCGAGGTCGGAGAGGAAGGCGAGGACGGCCTCGGGCTTGGAGGGGGACTTGAGGCGGGAGAGGACCTTGGAGGCCTTGACGGCCTGCGCCGGGGTGAGGTGGCAAGACGCGACGAGGTAGTCCGCCACGGCGAACGGCGCAGGGCTAGCCGACGccgccacggcggcggcggcggcgaatcgGGTGTTGGAGAAGAGGCATCGGTGCCGGAAGGAGagtagggcactcgtggcgcggggaccgagagagaggaggaggacgtgtTCCTGGAGGAGAAgcatggctggcggcggcggcggaggcgacagCTGGGGGAGGGCGCGGCGCCGGCGAGAGTCAGACAGGGAGAGCGAAGAGATAGCGGCTATCGTCACGCCGAATGTTATCTTTCCAATTTTTATGAGCAACGGTAATTTCGTGAGCGCCAGTTTTCTGGCGGTTGTAGGCGAGGAAAAGATACAAATCAAACGTCAGATTTTTCTACGTGACAAATCGGACGTGCAAATGCGAACCAACGGTTGGATTGATTAGAAAGACAGTGATATCCCCACCACCAGGGTTTAAGTTTTGATACTCGCATTATTTTcacattatttctgaatttattttaggattttcagCGATGTGCTTTTGGTGTGAGGAGACGTTCATGGCTCAGTCTTTCGAATCTGCACATAGGGAtagagtgtgcgtgtgtgcattcataggggcgagtgtatgcgcgtatatatgagcgctttcgtctgtactgtgttaaaaaatgaACATGCAAAATATATATTATAATGAGAATGTCAATTTTAAAAATTGCCATGAAAAATGATTTCAGCTTTTTGCGTGGAATTGTCATGCTTGCCAAATGAATGGGAAACACTCCCACCAAGTAGTTTGATCAGAAGTGAACCATCGGACCTATCGAAAGCCGTCGATCTTAGCAGAATCTCACGGTCACATAATCTAATCCGGTTGCCACTTTTCAACCAAAAAAATAGAATAAGGAAGTAAATCGCCCAGACCCTGCTAATTTTCCCCTCTAGTCACTCCCTCGTTGTCTCTTTCCTTGGAGTGTTGCCCAAACCAAGCTCATCGTCCACCCACACCGCTCCCCATCTTCGGATTGGACTCCAGCCAACAAAGAAGTTTCTCCCCACGCCTCCCCACCTCACTCCCCAGTCCCGTGACAGCCCTCCACCCTGACCCATTGTCCTCTACTCCAATGCGGCCCTGAGGCGACACTACATGTGCTCCATCACGGCCTTAGGGGGGGCGCAACCCCCATCTCCATCTCGATTGGGGTCTATGCTGCCATCCATCTTCCCACCCCCTGACGGAAGACCAGGATTTCTTCACTGGTTTTCTCTCTCTTCAAAGTGTCTCTCATCATAATCAAAGGTATTATACTGCGACAATCCACCCAATCCTTCCCCAAGCATGCGATTAGCATCTGTGCCCGCTTTCGACCACACCATACTTGATATTTTGAAATGTCAATTTTTGCATTTACGTCTATAATGTGTACTTTGCCTAGTACTAATTGGTTCATGTGTTCATTGTGTGCATGTTTTTGCTCTTCATGTATTGGGTCGGATAATAATTAGAAAATAATAATTTTTGAGATAGCAAACATTATGTGTGCTTCGTACTCCAGAGATATGCCTCCCAATTTGGCAGCAACAattgttttcattttattttcaaaATCCTGAGCTTCCAAGTAAGACTACTGATGCACCAAGTTCACATTTTCATGCTTCTGATTAGCTTGCATTCACAGTATGCTTCCAAGTATCAGTACTGATGTACCCAACACACTGTCTCATGCTTCGTATTAATCGCGCACACTATATTCCTTTTGTTTCATTCTGCTTCTTATTACCGTGCGTCCAGATTCTGCTCCGAGTattagtacaaatgtacccagtacACTTTTTTTTATGCTTCTTTCGCATCATGCTTCCACATTAAATTCCTTTTGTTTCATACAACTAAAAGTTTACTTCCACTCAAAACACTTTATTAAGGTTTACTAACAAACTAAATTTCTTATGTTCTCAGTTGACCCGCGACAATGAAGGAGGACGAACCCCAATGGATGCTCAAGAGCCGATATGCGGCTGGAAGGTTACATGATCTCCATCAGGAAAACCACGAGCAGATATGCGGCTGGAAGATTACATGATCTCCATCAGGAAAACCACGATACTCGATCTCACGGGTTAGGTGTGGTATTTTTGCTGCATCGGGAGAGAAGCATCCGACCAGGAAGCACTGTTTGAGAGTGAAAGAAGGGCACCTAGAGAGAGAAGGAGTGAAAGAAGGGCACCTAGAGAGAGAAGCGATGGGGTGGGCGTATCTTGCGGGATCAATTTCTTATATGGAAGCACTTAATCATCGTGCCCTAGAAGGGCTCATCTAAGACTAAGAAGCAGATTTGATGCCCATCTAGTTTCTAATCCAATGGCCAAACACTGGTCTGATAGGATGCAAAGCATCAGCTGCCATCATGGTTCTCAATGGTTCTCAATTGTTCTGATGGCCAGTGGTTCCCAATGGTTTTCAATTTCAATCCAACGACCAAACACTGGTTAGGATGCAAAGTATGAGCTGTCTGATAGCTAGTGGTTCCCAAATATAGTTGAGTTTTATTTAGGGGGAAATAGAATTGAGATAAGGATCAAGAGATTGACACGGAGGTTTCCTAGGCATTTCTTTACATCCAGTTGGCCCAAAGAACCCAGTTCAATTCAATATTTTCGACAATCCACTAAAATGGCtagtggttcccaaatagaattgAGATTCTTTTTTTGGGGGAAATAGAATTGAGATAAGGGTCAAGAGATTGCTACGGAGATTTCCTAGGCATTCCTTTACATCCGGTTGGCCCAAAGAACCCAGTTcaatactagtagaatgcccgtgcgttgctacgggcaaaAACCGAATACCTATACTTTGCCATGAAATATAAAAATATGGACACATAGATCAAATTATTTTTTAATTGAAATATACACATTAAGCATTGTGTCTTCCTATTTTCATCATACTCTTTCACATTTTTCCTTCTCGGCAATCTCCCTATCTTCTTAACATGCCAAATCGCTCACCATCCAAGAACTTATAACTTGATATATACCACCCATGATTAAATAGCATAGTAGAATGCCCGTAGCATGAGCTACAATACATATAAATGACTTAAACAAATGATTAAGGCGTCTTCATGGTCGAAACTCATTTCTCCTTCATATGTTTGGGCAGGTTCAAACATCAAATGGGCGCCCAGTGGGCTCCCCAAAATTCAACCGTCTAGATAGTCAAGGCTTTCTCAAAT
Protein-coding regions in this window:
- the LOC123166088 gene encoding uncharacterized protein codes for the protein MLLLQEHVLLLSLGPRATSALLSFRHRCLFSNTRFAAAAAVAASASPAPFAVADYLVASCHLTPAQAVKASKVLSRLKSPSKPEAVLAFLSDLGLSDADVAAVVVYDPLLLCSEVDKTLAPRLAELRDLGLSPSQIARLVLVDPARFRRPTIISKLQYYVPLFGSFENLLQALKYNSYLLSSDLENVVKPNVALLRECGLGDCDIAKLCIPVPRLLTSKPERIQAMVARAEDVGVPRGSAMFRHALLAVAFLSEEKIAAKVEFLKKTFRWSEAEVAIAVAKLPVVLRNSQERLLRMSEFLMSEVGLEPEYIAHRPAMLTYSLEARLKPRYYVVKFLKENGLLKPNRSFYTAAQVSEKVFMEKFIRPHKGAAPRLAEDYAATLKGEVPTRFRCKNQEGLNSI